One window from the genome of Cryptomeria japonica chromosome 6, Sugi_1.0, whole genome shotgun sequence encodes:
- the LOC131079363 gene encoding putative UDP-rhamnose:rhamnosyltransferase 1 yields MKDAAVHVLMFPWLAQGHVSPFLELSKRLADHGLKVSFLSTPRNISKIKSSLDEKWAGKIDMEELPLPSVEGLPPEAENTADIPMEMADLLKIALDGLQKPLEDLLQRIQPDYIIHDFSQHWAAKFGIPAIYFCIYSATTAGYLIVPSRNKPTETTVEDLIAPPLGYPSSVIAFRRFEATSISPAYNGHGGEDVTDVSRLFKFMEACKLMLVRSCFELESKYIRFLEVEHKKRVIPIGLLLSETFPASDQNDCLRWLDNYPPSSVVYVSFGSECFLSKEQVAELAKGLEESHVPFLWVLRSPRYNDDSTSSTEDTARALLPEGFEERTRERGVVYCKWAPQQQILCHPSTGGFVSHCGWSSVLEAVKFGVKIIALPMHINQGLDARLVAEELCIGVEVGREEDGSFRAEEIRKCVREIMVGEEGRRVAENMDKVRERLFGEEEIQETYIREFIKHLL; encoded by the coding sequence ATGAAAGACGCAGCAGTTCATGTATTGATGTTTCCATGGCTGGCGCAGGGCCACGTCTCTCCTTTTCTGGAGTTATCAAAGAGACTTGCAGATCACGGATTGAAGGTCTCGTTTCTATCGACTCCTCGCAATATTTCAAAGATAAAGTCCTCGCTAGATGAAAAGTGGGCAGGCAAAATCGATATGGAGGAGCTGCCCCTGCCTTCTGTGGAGGGACTGCCTCCTGAAGCCGAAAACACGGCCGATATTCCCATGGAAATGGCAGATCTGTTGAAGATAGCTCTTGATGGCCTCCAGAAACCCTTGGAGGACCTTCTGCAGCGGATTCAACCGGACTATATAATTCATGATTTTTCACAGCACTGGGCCGCCAAGTTTGGTATTCCGGCCATTTATTTCTGCATCTATAGTGCCACGACCGCTGGTTACTTGATAGTGCCAAGCAGAAACAAGCCCACGGAAACCACTGTAGAGGATTTGATCGCACCGCCGCTGGGTTATCCATCGTCTGTCATAGCTTTCAGACGATTTGAAGCGACCTCAATCTCACCTGCGTATAATGGTCACGGTGGAGAAGATGTGACAGATGTAAGTCGGCTTTTCAAATTTATGGAGGCGTGTAAGCTTATGCTCGTCAGATCTTGCTTTGAATTGGAGAGCAAGTATATTCGTTTTCTGGAGGTGGAGCACAAAAAGCGTGTCATTCCTATTGGTCTTCTTCTATCGGAGACTTTCCCGGCGAGCGACCAGAACGATTGTCTGAGATGGCTGGACAATTATCCGCCGAGTTCTGTTGTTTACGTGTCTTTTGGGAGCGAGTGTTTTCTGTCAAAGGAGCAGGTTGCTGAGCTGGCAAAGGGGCTGGAGGAGAGCCATGTCCCATTTCTGTGGGTTCTGCGCTCCCCTCGCTACAACGACGATTCCACGTCATCAACAGAAGACACAGCTCGGGCTTTGCTGCCAGAGGGGTTCGAGGAACGCACGAGGGAGAGGGGTGTGGTGTACTGCAAGTGGGCACCGCAGCAGCAGATTCTTTGCCATCCTTCGACTGGGGGGTTTGTGAGCCACTGCGGGTGGAGCTCTGTGTTGGAAGCTGTGAAGTTCGGGGTGAAGATAATAGCGCTGCCGATGCATATTAATCAGGGACTCGATGCCCGGCTAGTGGCGGAGGAACTCTGCATTGGCGTGGAGGTTGGTAGGGAAGAAGATGGGAGTTTCAGAGCGGAGGAAATCAGGAAGTGTGTGAGGGAGATTATGGTGGGAGAAGAGGGACGGCGTGTGGCGGAGAATATGGATAAGGTAAGAGAGAGGTTGTTTGGGGAGGAGGAAATCCAAGAGACGTACATACGCGAGTTTATTAAGCACCTTCTCTAG